Proteins encoded together in one Onychomys torridus chromosome 1, mOncTor1.1, whole genome shotgun sequence window:
- the Ppp1r14b gene encoding protein phosphatase 1 regulatory subunit 14B — protein sequence MADSGPAGGAALAAPAPGPGSGSTGPRVYFQSPPGAAGEGPGGADDDGPVRRQGKVTVKYDRKELRKRLNLEEWILEQLTRLYDCQEEEIPELEIDVDELLDMESDDTRAARVKELLVDCYKPTEAFISGLLDKIRGMQKLSTPQKK from the exons ATGGCGGACAGCGGCCCCGCGGGGGGCGCGGCGTTGGCCGCCCCGGCCCCCGGGCCGGGCAGCGGGAGCACAGGGCCCCGCGTCTACTTCCAGAGTCCCCCAGGGGCCGCAGGCGAAGGCCCGGGGGGCGCCGATGATGACGGCCCGGTGAGACGGCAAGGGAAGGTCACCGTCAAGTACGACCGCAAGGAGCTACGGAAGCGCCTCAACCTGGAGGAGTGGATCTTAGAACAGCTCACGCGTCTCTACGACTGCCAG gaAGAGGagatcccagagctggagatagATGTGGATGAACTTTTGGACATGGAAAGTGATGATACTCGGGCTGCTAGAGTCAAG GAGCTGTTAGTTGACTGTTACAAACCCACTGAG GCCTTCATCTCTGGCCTGCTGGACAAGATCCGGGGCATGCAGAAGCTGAGCACACCCCAGAAGAAGTAA
- the Fkbp2 gene encoding peptidyl-prolyl cis-trans isomerase FKBP2 isoform X1 has translation MARGVHVGAVCVVAAPGVAVDRELPLERLCGWSGLGARLTRGQSGCPGGPRELRAGGAPLAEETRGRDGVCLRKTGAPQSRLAEMCGCLGAGRRQQPQRCGCAGQEAAGCGASGVAPGLIWCNQIGFGPCVKGLAGTEERRWGPGGREGLVLSKGAGPWLLWPPLTPSPRCWGPRPSPLLTGLSGEGSCTYRDMRLSWVLTVLSICLSALGSATGAEGKRKLQIGVKKRVDHCPIKSRKGDVLHMHYTGKLEDGTEFDSSLPQNQPFVFSLGTGQVIKGWDQGLLGMCEGEKRKLVIPSELGYGERGAPPKIPGGATLVFEVELLKIERRSEL, from the exons ATGGCCCGGGGCGTCCACGTGGGGGCGGTCTGCGTGGTGGCCGCGCCTGGGGTCGCGGTAGACCGAGAACTCCCCCTGGAGAGGTTGTGTGGGTGGAGCGGGCTCGGCGCCCGGTTGACTCGGGGCCAGTCTGGGTGCCCCGGAGGCCCCCGAGAGCTCAGAGCTGGGGGGGCGCCACTGGCGGAGGAGACACGGGGCCGGGATGGGGTGTGCCTCCGGAAGACCGGGGCTCCCCAGAGCCGCCTAGCGGAGATGTGTGGGTGCCTCGGGGCCGGCCGCCGGCAGCAGCCGCAGAGGTGTGGGTGTGCTGGACAGGAGGCAGCTGGGTGTGGCGCGAGTGGGGTCGCCCCGGGACTAATCTGGTGCAACCAGATAGGGTTTGGACCTTGCGTAAAGGGGCTGGCGGGAACTGAAGAACGCAGATGGGGACCGGGAGGAAGGGAAGGTCTGGTATTGAGTAAAGGGGCGGGGCCCTGGCTGCTGTGGCCTCCCCTGACCCCCTCCCCTCGCTGCTGGGGTCCTCGGCCAAGCCCCCTTCTCACTGGACTG TCGGGGGAGGGGAGCTGTACCTACAGAGACATGAGGCTGAGCTGGGTCCTGACAGTGCTGTCCATTTGCCTGAGTGCCCTGGGCTCAGCCACGGGGGCCGAAGGCAAGCGGAAGCTGCAGATTGGAGTGAAGAAACGTGTGGACCACTGTCCCATCAAGTCTAGAAAGGGAGATGTCTTACACATGCACTACACG GGGAAGCTAGAAGATGGGACGGAGTTTGACAGCAGTCTCCCACAGAACCAGCCCTTTGTTTTCTCCCTCGGCACTGGTCAGGTCATCAAGGGCTGGGACCAGGGGCTGCTGGG GATGTGTGAAGGGGAAAAGCGGAAGCTGGTGATCCCATCTGAGCTGG GGTATGGAGAGCGGGGAGCTCCCCCAAAGATCCCAG GTGGAGCAACCCTGGTGTTTGAGGTGGAGCTGCTCAAGATTGAGCGACGTTCAGAACTGTAA
- the Fkbp2 gene encoding peptidyl-prolyl cis-trans isomerase FKBP2 isoform X2, with product MRLSWVLTVLSICLSALGSATGAEGKRKLQIGVKKRVDHCPIKSRKGDVLHMHYTGKLEDGTEFDSSLPQNQPFVFSLGTGQVIKGWDQGLLGMCEGEKRKLVIPSELGYGERGAPPKIPGGATLVFEVELLKIERRSEL from the exons ATGAGGCTGAGCTGGGTCCTGACAGTGCTGTCCATTTGCCTGAGTGCCCTGGGCTCAGCCACGGGGGCCGAAGGCAAGCGGAAGCTGCAGATTGGAGTGAAGAAACGTGTGGACCACTGTCCCATCAAGTCTAGAAAGGGAGATGTCTTACACATGCACTACACG GGGAAGCTAGAAGATGGGACGGAGTTTGACAGCAGTCTCCCACAGAACCAGCCCTTTGTTTTCTCCCTCGGCACTGGTCAGGTCATCAAGGGCTGGGACCAGGGGCTGCTGGG GATGTGTGAAGGGGAAAAGCGGAAGCTGGTGATCCCATCTGAGCTGG GGTATGGAGAGCGGGGAGCTCCCCCAAAGATCCCAG GTGGAGCAACCCTGGTGTTTGAGGTGGAGCTGCTCAAGATTGAGCGACGTTCAGAACTGTAA
- the Vegfb gene encoding vascular endothelial growth factor B isoform X3: MSPLLRRLLFAALLQLARTQAPVSQFDGPSHQKKVVSWIDVYARATCQPREVVVPLSMELMGNVVKQLVPSCVTVQRCGGCCPDDGLECVPTGQHQVRMQILMIQYPSSQLGEMSLEEHSQCECRPKKRESVVKPYSPRTLCPRCTQRRQRPDPRTCRCRCRRRSFLRCQGRGLELNPDTCRCRKPRK; this comes from the exons ATGAGCCCCCTGCTCCGCCGCCTGCTGTTCGCTGCCCTGCTGCAGCTGGCCCGCACCCAG GCCCCTGTGTCCCAGTTTGATGGCCCCAGCCACCAGAAGAAAG TGGTGTCATGGATAGATGTTTATGCACGTGCCACATGCCAGCCCAGGGAGGTGGTGGTGCCTCTGAGCATGGAGCTCATGGGCAATGTGGTCAAACAACTAGTGcccagctgtgtgactgtgcagCGCTGTGGTGGCTGCTGCCCTGACGACGGCCTGGAATGTGTGCCCACTGGGCAACACCAAGTCCGAATGCAG ATCCTCATGATCCAGTACCCGAGCAGTCAGCTGGGGGAGATGTCCCTGGAAGAACACAGCcaatgtgaatgcag aCCAAAAAAAAGGGAGAGTGTTGTGAAGCCATATAG CCCCAGGACCCTCTGCCCACGTTGCACCCAGCGCCGTCAGCGCCCTGACCCCCGGacctgccgctgccgctgccgacGCCGCAGCTTCCTCCGTTGCCAAGGGCGGGGCTTAGAGCTCAACCCAGACACCTGCAG GTGCCGGAAGCCTCGAAAATGA
- the Vegfb gene encoding vascular endothelial growth factor B isoform X1 encodes MSPLLRRLLFAALLQLARTQAPVSQFDGPSHQKKVVSWIDVYARATCQPREVVVPLSMELMGNVVKQLVPSCVTVQRCGGCCPDDGLECVPTGQHQVRMQILMIQYPSSQLGEMSLEEHSQCECRPKKRESVVKPYRAAIPHHRPQPRSVPGWDSAPGAPSPADIIHPTPAPGPSAHVAPSAVSALTPGPAAAAADAAASSVAKGGA; translated from the exons ATGAGCCCCCTGCTCCGCCGCCTGCTGTTCGCTGCCCTGCTGCAGCTGGCCCGCACCCAG GCCCCTGTGTCCCAGTTTGATGGCCCCAGCCACCAGAAGAAAG TGGTGTCATGGATAGATGTTTATGCACGTGCCACATGCCAGCCCAGGGAGGTGGTGGTGCCTCTGAGCATGGAGCTCATGGGCAATGTGGTCAAACAACTAGTGcccagctgtgtgactgtgcagCGCTGTGGTGGCTGCTGCCCTGACGACGGCCTGGAATGTGTGCCCACTGGGCAACACCAAGTCCGAATGCAG ATCCTCATGATCCAGTACCCGAGCAGTCAGCTGGGGGAGATGTCCCTGGAAGAACACAGCcaatgtgaatgcag aCCAAAAAAAAGGGAGAGTGTTGTGAAGCCATATAG GGCTGCCATACCCCACCACCGTCCCCAGCCCCGCTCTGTTCCGGGCTGGGACTCTGCCCCGGGAGCACCTTCCCCAGCTGACATCATCCATCCCACTCCAGCCCCAGGACCCTCTGCCCACGTTGCACCCAGCGCCGTCAGCGCCCTGACCCCCGGacctgccgctgccgctgccgacGCCGCAGCTTCCTCCGTTGCCAAGGGCGGGGCTTAG
- the Vegfb gene encoding vascular endothelial growth factor B isoform X2 has protein sequence MRAPQARGPHGHHEPPAPPPAVRCPAAAGPHPVVSWIDVYARATCQPREVVVPLSMELMGNVVKQLVPSCVTVQRCGGCCPDDGLECVPTGQHQVRMQILMIQYPSSQLGEMSLEEHSQCECRPKKRESVVKPYRAAIPHHRPQPRSVPGWDSAPGAPSPADIIHPTPAPGPSAHVAPSAVSALTPGPAAAAADAAASSVAKGGA, from the exons ATGCGGGCCCCCCAGGCGCGCGGCCCCCACGGGCACCATGAGCCCCCTGCTCCGCCGCCTGCTGTTCGCTGCCCTGCTGCAGCTGGCCCGCACCCAG TGGTGTCATGGATAGATGTTTATGCACGTGCCACATGCCAGCCCAGGGAGGTGGTGGTGCCTCTGAGCATGGAGCTCATGGGCAATGTGGTCAAACAACTAGTGcccagctgtgtgactgtgcagCGCTGTGGTGGCTGCTGCCCTGACGACGGCCTGGAATGTGTGCCCACTGGGCAACACCAAGTCCGAATGCAG ATCCTCATGATCCAGTACCCGAGCAGTCAGCTGGGGGAGATGTCCCTGGAAGAACACAGCcaatgtgaatgcag aCCAAAAAAAAGGGAGAGTGTTGTGAAGCCATATAG GGCTGCCATACCCCACCACCGTCCCCAGCCCCGCTCTGTTCCGGGCTGGGACTCTGCCCCGGGAGCACCTTCCCCAGCTGACATCATCCATCCCACTCCAGCCCCAGGACCCTCTGCCCACGTTGCACCCAGCGCCGTCAGCGCCCTGACCCCCGGacctgccgctgccgctgccgacGCCGCAGCTTCCTCCGTTGCCAAGGGCGGGGCTTAG
- the Dnajc4 gene encoding dnaJ homolog subfamily C member 4 isoform X2 yields MHPSWGPPFPSCPPAVIMPSLLLLLPLRLFRLWPRGPSTRLLTAAAGQRPAPTNYYELLGVHPGASAEEVKRAFFTKSKELHPDRDPGNPALHSRFVELNEAYRVLSREESRRNYDHQLHSASPPKSSGTTAQPKYTHETHSSWEPPNAHYWAQFHNVRPQGPEARQQQHKHNQRVLGYCLLLMLAGMGLHYVAFRKLEQVHRSFMDEKDRIITAIYNDTRARARANRARIQQERQQRQKPRNGPSLPPEGPGIVPQDGSP; encoded by the exons ATGCACCCCTCTTGGGGACCTCCCTTTCCCAGCTGCCCGCCCGCCGTCATCATGCCGTCCCTGTTGCTCCTGCTGCCCCTGCGCCTATTCCGGTTGTGGCCCCGCGGCCCTTCCACCCGACTTCTCACAGCCGCCGCAGGGCAGCG GCCTGCTCCTACTAATTACTATGAACTGTTGGGGGTGCATCCTGGGGCCAGTGCTGAAGAGGTTAAACGTGCTTTCTTCACCAAGTCAAAAGAG CTGCACCCTGACCGAGACCCCGGGAACCCAGCCCTGCATAGCCGCTTTGTGGAGCTGAATGAGGCGTACCGAGTGCTCAGCCGTGAGGAGAGTCGTCGCAACTATGACCACCAGCTGCACTCAGCCAGTCCCCCCAAATCTTCAGGGACCACAGCCCAGCCTAAGTATACCCACGAGACACACAG CTCCTGGGAACCCCCCAACGCACACTACTGGGCCCAGTTTCACAACGTGAGGCCACAGGGGCCTGAGGCAAGGCAGCAGCAACATAAACATAACCAGCGGGTCCTAGGGTACTGCCTCCTGCTCATGCTGGCAGGCATGGGCCTGCACTATGTCGCTTTCAG GAAGCTGGAGCAGGTGCATCGGAGCTTCATGGATGAAAAGGATCGGATCAtcacagccatctacaatgaTACAAGGGCGAGGGCCAG GGCCAACAGAGCCAGGATTCAGCAGGAGCGCCAGCAGAGGCAGAAGCCTCGAAACGGACCCTCCCTGCCTCCAGAAGGCCCTGGGATTGTGCCCCAGGACGGCAGCCCTTGA
- the Dnajc4 gene encoding dnaJ homolog subfamily C member 4 isoform X1, whose product MHPSWGPPFPSCPPAVIMPSLLLLLPLRLFRLWPRGPSTRLLTAAAGQRPAPTNYYELLGVHPGASAEEVKRAFFTKSKELHPDRDPGNPALHSRFVELNEAYRVLSREESRRNYDHQLHSASPPKSSGTTAQPKYTHETHSSSWEPPNAHYWAQFHNVRPQGPEARQQQHKHNQRVLGYCLLLMLAGMGLHYVAFRKLEQVHRSFMDEKDRIITAIYNDTRARARANRARIQQERQQRQKPRNGPSLPPEGPGIVPQDGSP is encoded by the exons ATGCACCCCTCTTGGGGACCTCCCTTTCCCAGCTGCCCGCCCGCCGTCATCATGCCGTCCCTGTTGCTCCTGCTGCCCCTGCGCCTATTCCGGTTGTGGCCCCGCGGCCCTTCCACCCGACTTCTCACAGCCGCCGCAGGGCAGCG GCCTGCTCCTACTAATTACTATGAACTGTTGGGGGTGCATCCTGGGGCCAGTGCTGAAGAGGTTAAACGTGCTTTCTTCACCAAGTCAAAAGAG CTGCACCCTGACCGAGACCCCGGGAACCCAGCCCTGCATAGCCGCTTTGTGGAGCTGAATGAGGCGTACCGAGTGCTCAGCCGTGAGGAGAGTCGTCGCAACTATGACCACCAGCTGCACTCAGCCAGTCCCCCCAAATCTTCAGGGACCACAGCCCAGCCTAAGTATACCCACGAGACACACAG CAGCTCCTGGGAACCCCCCAACGCACACTACTGGGCCCAGTTTCACAACGTGAGGCCACAGGGGCCTGAGGCAAGGCAGCAGCAACATAAACATAACCAGCGGGTCCTAGGGTACTGCCTCCTGCTCATGCTGGCAGGCATGGGCCTGCACTATGTCGCTTTCAG GAAGCTGGAGCAGGTGCATCGGAGCTTCATGGATGAAAAGGATCGGATCAtcacagccatctacaatgaTACAAGGGCGAGGGCCAG GGCCAACAGAGCCAGGATTCAGCAGGAGCGCCAGCAGAGGCAGAAGCCTCGAAACGGACCCTCCCTGCCTCCAGAAGGCCCTGGGATTGTGCCCCAGGACGGCAGCCCTTGA
- the Dnajc4 gene encoding dnaJ homolog subfamily C member 4 isoform X3, translating to MPSLLLLLPLRLFRLWPRGPSTRLLTAAAGQRPAPTNYYELLGVHPGASAEEVKRAFFTKSKELHPDRDPGNPALHSRFVELNEAYRVLSREESRRNYDHQLHSASPPKSSGTTAQPKYTHETHSSSWEPPNAHYWAQFHNVRPQGPEARQQQHKHNQRVLGYCLLLMLAGMGLHYVAFRKLEQVHRSFMDEKDRIITAIYNDTRARARANRARIQQERQQRQKPRNGPSLPPEGPGIVPQDGSP from the exons ATGCCGTCCCTGTTGCTCCTGCTGCCCCTGCGCCTATTCCGGTTGTGGCCCCGCGGCCCTTCCACCCGACTTCTCACAGCCGCCGCAGGGCAGCG GCCTGCTCCTACTAATTACTATGAACTGTTGGGGGTGCATCCTGGGGCCAGTGCTGAAGAGGTTAAACGTGCTTTCTTCACCAAGTCAAAAGAG CTGCACCCTGACCGAGACCCCGGGAACCCAGCCCTGCATAGCCGCTTTGTGGAGCTGAATGAGGCGTACCGAGTGCTCAGCCGTGAGGAGAGTCGTCGCAACTATGACCACCAGCTGCACTCAGCCAGTCCCCCCAAATCTTCAGGGACCACAGCCCAGCCTAAGTATACCCACGAGACACACAG CAGCTCCTGGGAACCCCCCAACGCACACTACTGGGCCCAGTTTCACAACGTGAGGCCACAGGGGCCTGAGGCAAGGCAGCAGCAACATAAACATAACCAGCGGGTCCTAGGGTACTGCCTCCTGCTCATGCTGGCAGGCATGGGCCTGCACTATGTCGCTTTCAG GAAGCTGGAGCAGGTGCATCGGAGCTTCATGGATGAAAAGGATCGGATCAtcacagccatctacaatgaTACAAGGGCGAGGGCCAG GGCCAACAGAGCCAGGATTCAGCAGGAGCGCCAGCAGAGGCAGAAGCCTCGAAACGGACCCTCCCTGCCTCCAGAAGGCCCTGGGATTGTGCCCCAGGACGGCAGCCCTTGA
- the Dnajc4 gene encoding dnaJ homolog subfamily C member 4 isoform X4 — MPSLLLLLPLRLFRLWPRGPSTRLLTAAAGQRPAPTNYYELLGVHPGASAEEVKRAFFTKSKELHPDRDPGNPALHSRFVELNEAYRVLSREESRRNYDHQLHSASPPKSSGTTAQPKYTHETHSSWEPPNAHYWAQFHNVRPQGPEARQQQHKHNQRVLGYCLLLMLAGMGLHYVAFRKLEQVHRSFMDEKDRIITAIYNDTRARARANRARIQQERQQRQKPRNGPSLPPEGPGIVPQDGSP, encoded by the exons ATGCCGTCCCTGTTGCTCCTGCTGCCCCTGCGCCTATTCCGGTTGTGGCCCCGCGGCCCTTCCACCCGACTTCTCACAGCCGCCGCAGGGCAGCG GCCTGCTCCTACTAATTACTATGAACTGTTGGGGGTGCATCCTGGGGCCAGTGCTGAAGAGGTTAAACGTGCTTTCTTCACCAAGTCAAAAGAG CTGCACCCTGACCGAGACCCCGGGAACCCAGCCCTGCATAGCCGCTTTGTGGAGCTGAATGAGGCGTACCGAGTGCTCAGCCGTGAGGAGAGTCGTCGCAACTATGACCACCAGCTGCACTCAGCCAGTCCCCCCAAATCTTCAGGGACCACAGCCCAGCCTAAGTATACCCACGAGACACACAG CTCCTGGGAACCCCCCAACGCACACTACTGGGCCCAGTTTCACAACGTGAGGCCACAGGGGCCTGAGGCAAGGCAGCAGCAACATAAACATAACCAGCGGGTCCTAGGGTACTGCCTCCTGCTCATGCTGGCAGGCATGGGCCTGCACTATGTCGCTTTCAG GAAGCTGGAGCAGGTGCATCGGAGCTTCATGGATGAAAAGGATCGGATCAtcacagccatctacaatgaTACAAGGGCGAGGGCCAG GGCCAACAGAGCCAGGATTCAGCAGGAGCGCCAGCAGAGGCAGAAGCCTCGAAACGGACCCTCCCTGCCTCCAGAAGGCCCTGGGATTGTGCCCCAGGACGGCAGCCCTTGA
- the Nudt22 gene encoding uridine diphosphate glucose pyrophosphatase NUDT22: protein MDPEVSLLLLCPLGGLSQEQVAVELSPAHDRRPLPGGDKTITAIWETRLQTQPWIFDAPKFRLHSATLASSSPGPQLLLHLGLTSYRDFLGTNWSSSASWLRQQGATDWGDKQAYLADPLGVGATLVTADDFLVFLRRSQQVAEAPGLVDVPGGHPEPQALCSGGSPQHKDLPGELVVQELFSSVLQEICDEVNLPLHTLSRPLLLGIACNETSAGRASAEFYVQCSLTSEEVRSYYMSGGPEAHESTGIIFVETQRVQRLQETEMWAQLCPSAKGAILLYNRHPTLQSRAGKPHLSNPSVPALPLQL, encoded by the exons ATGGACCCTGAGGTGTCCCTCTTGCTGCTGTGCCCTCTTGGGGGCCTGTCCCAGGAGCAGGTGGCAGTAGAGCTGAGCCCAGCTCATGACCGTCGTCCCCTGCCTGGAGGAGACAAGACCATTACTGCCATCTGGGAGACCCGGCTCCAGACCCAACCCTGGATCTTTGATGCCCCCAAGTTCCGCCTTCACTCAGCCACACTGGCATCCAGCTCACCTGGGCCACAGCTGCTCCTGCACCTGGGTCTAACTTCCTACCGAGACTTCCTGGGCACCAACTGGTCCAGCTCAGCCTCCTGGCTACGACAGCAGGGGGCTACAGATTGGGGTGACAAGCAAGCCTATCTGGCAGACCCACTGGGGGTGGGTGCCACGTTGGTCACAGCTGATGACTTCCTTGTCTTCCTGCGCCGCTCTCAGCAGGTGGCCGAGGCACCTGGGCTGGTGGACGTGCCCGGTGGGCACCCTGAACCTCAG GCCCTGTGCTCTGGTGGCAGCCCCCAACACAAGGACCTCCCTGGGGAACTGGTGGTACAGGAACTCTTCTCCAGTGTCCTACAGGAGATATGTGATGAG GTGAATCTGCCACTGCACACCCTGAGCCGGCCGCTGTTACTGGGCATCGCTTGCAATGAGACCAGCGCTGGCAGAGCCAGTGCAGAATTCTATGTCCA GTGCAGCCTAACTTCAGAGGAGGTCAGGAGTTACTACATGAGTGGGGGACCTGAGGCCCACGAGTCTACAggaatcatctttgtggagaCACAG AGGGTCCAGAGACTGCAGGAGACGGAGATGTGGGCACAACTCTGCCCTTCAGCCAAAGGGGCCATCCTCCTCTACAATCGCCATCCAACTCTACAGTCGCGTGCTGGGAAGCCCCACCTAAGTAACCCTAGCGTCCCAGCACTACCACTACAGCTCTGA
- the Trpt1 gene encoding tRNA 2'-phosphotransferase 1, which yields MNAPGGRRQEGRRSHRPREQDRDVQLSKALSYVLRHGALKLGLPMRADGFVPLQALLQLPQFHSFSVEDVQHVVDNNGKQRFALQPGEPSTGPLIRANQGHSLQVPDLELMPLETPQALPLMLVHGTFWKHWPSILLKGLSRQGRAHIHLASGLPGDPGVISGIRPNCDVVVFIDGPQALADGIPFFCSANGVILTPGNAEGFLLPKYFKEALQLRPTRKPLSLAGDKEAEYQSGPRHSSRGGRRKIQQ from the exons ATGAACGCCCCTGgtggaaggaggcaggaaggtaGACGGTCCCATAGACCCCGGGAACAG GACAGAGATGTGCAGCTGTCTAAGGCCCTGTCCTATGTCCTACGCCATGGAGCTCTGAAGCTGGGACTTCCCATGCGAGCTG ATGGCTTTGTACCCCTGCAAGCTCTCCTGCAGCTGCCCCAGTTCCACAGCTTCTCCGTTGAGGATGTGCAGCACGTGGTGGATAACAATGGAAAGCAGCGGTTTGCCCTGCAGCCAGGCGAGCCCAGCACTGGTCCTCTCATCAGGGCCAATCAGGGCCACTCCCTACAA GTACCTGATTTGGAGCTGATGCCCCTGGAGACACCACAGGCCCTGCCTTTGATGCTAGTCCATGGTACATTCTGGAAGCATTGGCCGTCTATTCTACTGAAGGGCTTGTCACGCCAAGGAAGGGCACACATCCACTTGGCCTCAGGATTGCCTGGAGACCCTGGTGTCATCAGTG GCATCCGTCCAAATTGTGACGTGGTGGTGTTCATCGATGGGCCCCAAGCTCTGGCAG ATGGAATCCCCTTCTTCTGCTCTGCCAACGGGGTGATCCTGACTCCAGGGAATGCCGAAGGCttcctgcttcccaagtacttCAAGGAGGCCCTGCAGCTACGACCTACCC GAAAGCCTCTCTCCTTGGCTGGTGATAAAGAAGCGGAGTATCAGAGTGGCCCCAGGCACAGctccagaggaggaagaagaaagatccaacaataa
- the Fermt3 gene encoding fermitin family homolog 3 has product MAGMKTASGDYIDSSWELRVFVGEEDPEAQSVTLRVTGESHIGGVLLKIVEEINRKQDWSDHALWWEQKSQWLLQTHWTLDKYGILADARLFFGPQHRPVILRLPNRRVLRLRASFSKPLFQAVAAICRLLSIRHPEELSLLRAPEKKEKKKKEKEPEEEVHDLTKVVLAGGVAPTLFRGMPAHFSDSPQTEACYHMLSRPQPPPDPLLLQRLPRPSSLSDKTQLHSRWLDSSRCLMQQGVKAGDVLWLRFKYYSFFDLDPKTDPVRLTQLYEQARWDLLTEEIDCTEEEMMVFAALQYHINKLSLSGDVGEPASGDLGLDDLDAALNNLEVKLKGSAPSDMLDSLTTIPELKDHLRIFRPRKLTLKGYRQHWVVFKDTTLSYYKSQDEAPGDPIQQLNLKGCEVVPDVNVSGQKFCIKLLVPSPEGMSEIYLRCQDDQQYAQWMAACRLASKGRTMADSSYASEVQAILAFLSLQRAGGGSGGSGNHIQGPEASAEGLNPYGLVAPRFQRKFKAKQLTPRILEAHQNVAQLSLIEAQLRFIQAWQSLPDFGISYVMVRFKGSRKDEILGIANNRLIRIDLAVGDVVKTWRFSNMRQWNVNWDIQQVAIEFDEHINVAFSCVSASCRIVHEYIGGYIFLSTRERARGEELDEDLFLQLTGGHEAF; this is encoded by the exons ATCGCAAGCAGGACTGGTCTGACCATGCCCTTTGGTGGGAGCAGAAGAGCCAGTGGCTGCTGCAGACGCACTGGACACTGGACAAGTATGGGATCCTGGCAGATGCCCGCCTCTTCTTTGGGCCACAGCACCGACCTGTCATTCTGCGACTACCCAACCGTCGTGTGCTGCGTCTGCGTGCCAGCTTCTCCAAGCCCCTCTTCCAGGCTGTGGCTGCCATCTGCCGCCTCCTCA GTATCAGGCACCCTGAGGAGCTGTCCCTGCTTCGAGCtccagaaaagaaggagaagaagaagaaggagaaggagcctGAGGAAGAGGTGCATGACCTGACCAAGGTTGTCCTAGCTGGGG GTGTGGCACCCACCTTATTCCGAGGCATGCCAGCTCACTTCTCCGACAGTCCCCAGACTGAGGCTTGTTACCACATGCTGAGCCGGCCACAGCCGCCACCTGATCCTCTCCTGCTCCAGCGCCTGCCAAGGCCCAGCTCCCTGTCTGACAAGACCCAGCTCCACAGCAG GTGGCTGGATTCATCACGGTGCCTCATGCAGCAAGGAGTCAAGGCCGGGGACGTGCTTTGGCTACGATTTAAGTACTACAGCTTCTTTGACCTGGATCCCAAG ACAGACCCAGTACGGCTGACCCAGCTGTATGAGCAAGCCCGCTGGGACTTGCTGACAGAGGAAATCGACTGCACCGAGGAGGAGATGATGGTGTTCGCTGCCTTGCAG TATCACATCAACAAATTGTCCCTGAGTGGcgatgtgggtgagccagcctcTGGGGACCTGGGGTTGGATGACCTGGATGCCGCCCTGAACAACCTCGAGGTGAAGCTGAAGGGGTCGGCACCCTCAGACATGCTG gaTAGCCTCACCACCATCCCAGAACTCAAGGACCACCTCCGAATCTTCAG GCCCCGGAAGTTGACCCTGAAGGGCTACCGCCAGCACTGGGTGGTATTCAAGGACACCACACTGTCCTACTATAAGAGCCAGGATGAAGCACCAGGGGACCCTATCCAGCAGCTGAACCTCAAGG GATGCGAGGTGGTCCCTGATGTCAATGTCTCTGGCCAGAAGTTCTGCATCAAACTCCTGGTGCCCTCACCAGAGGGCATGAGTGAGATCTACCTGCGCTGCCAGGAT GACCAGCAGTACGCACAGTGGATGGCTGCCTGCCGCCTGGCCTCCAAGGGCCGGACAATGGCAGACAGCAGCTATGCCAGCGAGGTGCAGGCCATTCTGGCCTTCCTTAGCCTGCAGCGGGCAGGTGGTGGCAGTGGAGGCTCAGGGAACCACATCCAGGGCCCTGAAGCCTCTGCTGAGGGCCTTAACCCCTACGGCCTTGTGGCTCCCCGTTTCCAgcgaaagttcaaggccaagcag CTCACCCCACGGATCCTGGAAGCTCACCAGAATGTGGCCCAGCTCTCGCTGATCGAGGCCCAGCTGCGTTTCATCCAGGCCTGGCAGTCCTTGCCCGACTTTGGCATCTCCTATGTGATGGTTAG GTTCAAGGGCAGCAGGAAAGATGAGATCCTGGGCATTGCCAACAATCGACTGATCCGCATTGACCTGGCCGTGGGTGATGTGGTCAAGACCTGGCGCTTCAGCAACATGCGTCAGTGGAATGTCAACTGGGACATACAACAG GTGGCCATTGAATTTGATGAGCACATCAATGTGGCCTTCAGCTGTGTGTCTGCCAGCTGCCGCATCGTACATGAGTACATCGGGGGCTACATTTTCCTGTCCACTCGGGAGCGGGCTCGTGGGGAGGAGCTCGACGAGGATCTGTTCCTGCAGCTTACAGGTGGCCACGAAGCCTTCTGA